The following proteins are co-located in the Calliphora vicina chromosome 2, idCalVici1.1, whole genome shotgun sequence genome:
- the Cwc25 gene encoding pre-mRNA-splicing factor CWC25 homolog: protein MGGGDLNLKKSWHPHTMKNQEKVWKAEQAKTQEEKKLNDLRREIEEEKNREELKRIGRESGVLGGSNEGDKKLDWMYKSSTELINRDEYLLGRKIDKSFEVLQAEEKEKEQQNLVGVKQPLNHVEHECVPFSIRAYKNLQNSEQVDLQRKVMEDPLMLIKQREMESRRKILENPVKLKELHRILKTDEKLKKVSKKSKKSKKSKKSKKKHKKRNKSSSSSDSNSDSDSDSDLDSKLAKKLKDGLLNKDEASSMGLNLNKLLDSKFEKISQELDKAAGKSKKRSKKNKSRSDSDTNRSSDEEQHRMKRRSRSASKNRQFSHKNRRSRSVSRDRERRFNKYENRRSRSPAAGNYTERRPTWGARSISRSRDNNNYKATNKISYSHDRRRSRSFSRNREQKTTMRSTNRARSRSRDRKVKNRRESRSTSKSREYRNSNQRNTRSRSKSRNRSQKLEASCSTAQRSGKLTEVEKQAKLREMMSNAAWREEERTEVVRKHREAYAQEEERNTAREFDKDFLNKEVKKAMANQTSVGSRLRANLNNIQRTSAAMNSNFARK from the exons atgggtGGTGGAGAtttg aatttaaaaaaatcatggcaTCCGCATACGATGAAAAACCAAGAAAAGGTTTGGAAAGCGGAACAAGCCAAAacacaagaagaaaaaaagcttAACGATTTGCGAAGAGAGATCGAAGAGGAAAAAAATCGTGAGGAACTTAAACGGATCGGGAGAGAGAGTGGCGTCTTGGGAGGGAGCAATGAAGGTGATAAAAAACTGGACTGGATGTATAAAA GCTCTACAGAGTTGATAAATCGTGATGAATATTTATTGGGACGCAAAATTGACAAGTCCTTTGAGGTTCTACAGGCCGAGGAAAAGGAAAAAGAACAGCAAAATCTTGTAGGTGTTAAACAGCCATTGAACCATGTAGAACACGAGTGTGTGCCCTTCTCGATTCGAGCCTATAAAAACCTACAAAATTCTGAGCAAGTCGACCTACAACGTAAAGTAATGGAAGACCCCTTGATGTTGATTAAGCAACGGGAAATGGAATCACGTAGGAAAATTCTTGAAAACCCCGTCAAATTGAAGGAATTACACCGTATATTAAAAACagatgaaaaacttaaaaaagtatcgaaaaaatcaaaaaaatccaaaaagagtaaaaaatcaaaaaagaagcATAAGAAAAGAAACAAGTCTTCATCCAGTTCCGACAGTAATTCTGATAGCGATTCCGATTCAGACCTGGACAGTAAATTGGCAAAGAAACTTAAAGATGGACTGTTAAACAAGGACGAGGCTTCCAGTATGGGCTTAAATCTGAATAAACTGCTTGATTCGAAATTTGAAAAGATTTCACAGGAACTTGACAAAGCAGCCGGAAAAagcaaaaaacgttctaaaaaaaataaatcaagaaGTGATTCAGATACAAATCGAAGTTCTGATGAAGAACAACATCGTATGAAAAGACGGTCCAGGTCCGCTTCCAAGAACAGACAATTTTCCCACAAAAACCGAAGATCCAGATCAGTTTCAAGAGACAGAGAGAGAAGATTTAACAAATATGAAAATAGACGATCGAGATCTCCAGCAGCAGGAAATTACACGGAAAGAAGACCAACTTGGGGTGCAAGATCTATTTCGAGATCACGAGATAATAACAACTATAAAGCAACCAACAAAATATCCTATTCACACGATCGTAGGAGATCAAGATCTTTTTCTAGAAACAGAGAACAGAAAACAACCATGCGATCCACAAATCGTGCGCGTTCTCGTTCAAGAGATCGTAAAGTAAAGAATAGGAGGGAATCAAGATCAACCTCGAAATCACGAGAGTATCGAAATTCAAATCAACGTAATACAAGATCCCGTTCAAAATCTAGGAATCGGTCACAAAAACTAGAAGCCAGCTGCTCCACTGCGCAACGTTCTGGAAAACTAACAGAGGTAGAAAAGCAAGCCAAATTACGGGAAATGATGTCAAACGCTGCTTGGCGTGAAGAGGAGCGGACAGAGGTAGTTCGCAAACATCGAGAAGCCTATGCCCAAGAGGAGGAACGCAACACGGCACGAGAATTTGATAAAGATTTTCTAAATAAGGAAGTTAAAAAAGCCATGGCTAATCAAACTTCTGTAGGTTCACGTCTGCgagcaaatttaaataatatccaAAGAACTTCAGCAGCAATGAATTCAAATTTTGCACGCAAATAA
- the LOC135951173 gene encoding phosphoglycerate kinase-like, which translates to MINNTIRNESKCLPSEKNTRFNKLSIEKLDLKEKRVLIRVDFNVPLKDGKVASNQRIVSSLDSIKYALDKQAKSVVLMSHLGRPNGHKNAKFSLKPVADELKKLLKKDIQFLTDCVGSEVENICKNPPKGSVILLENLRFHAEEEGKGIDANGTKIKPDKSKVKEFRKSLAQLADVYVNDAFGTAHRAHSSMMGEGYKYRAAGFLLNKELLYFSQALHNPAKPFLAILGGAKVSDKLPLIESMLNKVDELIIAGGMAFTFLKVICDMNIGKSIFDSKGSELVLGIMEKACEKNVQIHLPTDFICGIKIDNNTDVSNATVQSGIPDGYMGLDIGTESRESFACIIYRAKLIVWNGPPGVFETEKFSDGSKAIMDAVVKTTKNGAISIIGGGDTAACCKKFNAVSKVSHVSTGGGASLELLEGKRLPGVEALSNA; encoded by the exons atGATTAACAATACAATCCGAAATGAATCAAAGTGTCTGCCAAGCGAGAAAAATACacgatttaataaattaagtattgaaaaattagatCTTAAAGAAAAACGTGTTTTGATAAG AGTGGACTTTAATGTGCCTTTAAAAGATGGTAAAGTAGCAAGTAATCAGAGAATCGTGTCATCTTTGGATAGTATTAAATACGCTTTAGACAAGCAAGCAAAATCTGTAGTTTTAATGTCTCATTTGGGCAGACCAAATGGTCATAAGAATgcaaaattttcattgaaaCCAGTGGCAGATGAATTGAAGAAGTTATTAAAGAAAGATATACAATTCTTGACAGATTGTGTCGGATCTGAAgtagaaaatatatgtaaaaatccACCTAAAGGTAGTGTAATTTTGTTAGAAAATCTTCGATTTCATGCTGAAGAAGAAGGTAAGGGCATTGATGCTAATGGCACTAAAATAAAGCCCGATAAAAGTAAAGTCAAGGAATTTCGCAAAAGTTTAGCCCAACTGGCAGACGTTTATGTTAACGATGCATTTGGTACAGCCCATAGAGCACATAGTTCAATGATGGGTGAAGGCTATAAATATAGAGCTGCTGGTTTTTTACTAAATAAGGAATTGCTATATTTCTCACAGGCTTTACACAATCCGGCGAAACCTTTTTTGGCCATACTAGGTGGTGCTAAGGTATCCGATAAACTGCCCCTAATCGAAAGTATGCTAAATAAAGTAGATGAATTGATTATAGCAGGTGGAATGGCATTTACATTCCTTAAAGTTATATGTGATATGAATATTGGCAAGTCTATATTTGACTCCAAAGGCTCGGAATTAGTATTGGGTATAATGGAAAAAGCATgcgaaaaaaatgttcaaatccACTTACCAACAGATTTCATTTGTGGTATCAAAATTGATAACAATACTGATGTTAGCAATGCTACAGTTCAGTCGGGCATACCAGATGGCTATATGGGCTTGGATATTGGAACTGAATCAAGAGAATCATTTGCATGCATCATATATAGAGCAAAGTTAATTGTTTGGAATGG CCCTCCTGGTGTGtttgaaactgaaaaattttcggATGGTTCTAAAGCAATTATGGACGCTGTAGTTAAAACTACCAAGAATGGAGCCATTTCGATAATTGGAGGTGGTGATACTGCCGCTTGTTGTAAAAAATTCAACGCCGTAAGCAAAGTATCACATGTATCGACAGGTGGCGGGGCTTCACTTGAGCTTTTAGAAGGAAAACGGCTACCAGGTGTAGAAGCATTAAGTAATGCTTGA